From a single Silene latifolia isolate original U9 population chromosome 6, ASM4854445v1, whole genome shotgun sequence genomic region:
- the LOC141658977 gene encoding brassinosteroid-responsive RING protein 1-like, whose translation MGFPAGYTDVLLPNLLINFLSLLGFIRTFTLALLSCLGLSSLVEPEPGLSAHPEPVSTRPAIASASAALIRTMLPAETVCTGPGRAQEEDSCCAVCLCEYEEGEEIRRMRNCRHVFHRSCVDSWIDCDRKTCPLCRKGLVPKELEGYFNHKLWVASEVATIPDLYSDYSHITPFL comes from the coding sequence ATGGGTTTCCCAGCTGGCTACACAGATGTACTCCTCCCAAACCTCCTCATCAACTTCCTCTCCCTCTTAGGCTTCATCCGCACCTTCACCCTCGCCCTCCTCTCCTGTCTCGGGCTGTCGAGCCTCGTTGAGCCCGAACCCGGGCTCTCGGCCCATCCTGAACCCGTGTCGACCCGGCCCGCCATAGCATCTGCCTCGGCCGCCCTGATCCGGACAATGCTGCCCGCGGAGACGGTCTGcaccgggccgggccgggcccaGGAGGAGGACAGCTGCTGCGCGGTGTGCCTGTGTGAGTACGAGGAAGGGGAGGAGATCCGACGGATGCGGAACTGTCGACACGTGTTCCACAGGAGCTGTGTGGACAGTTGGATTGACTGTGATAGAAAGACGTGCCCATTGTGTAGGAAGGGATTAGTGCCAAAAGAGTTGGAAGGTTACTTCAATCACAAACTTTGGGTTGCTTCTGAAGTAGCTACTATTCCTGATTTATATTCTGATTATTCTCACATTACTCCTTTTTTATAG